One genomic segment of Borrelia miyamotoi includes these proteins:
- a CDS encoding MinD/ParA family protein, translating to MTKIIPVASGKGGVGKTSFVANIGYKLASLGKTVILVDLDLGGSNLHTCLGVKNVGIGIGSFINKREKDFSSLILKTPYKKLYLIPGDALYTGTANIPFSIKKKIIESIQRDLVADFVFIDLGSGTSYNTVDFYLAAYSGIIVTVPETPSILNAYSFLKNALYRLLYLTFPPKSAEREYISNFFKNKIEGTNIKFKDLVTGIEAVSLSSSLKVKKMMNNFYPRVVLNRIESSEEIAMCENLINVVKNNINIPVEFIGFIPFAKSFRESVNNRIPFTDFDKNSKLNKYFEFIANNLIKSPVEGSPYIYDDIYDMIKDQSQFIRR from the coding sequence ATGACTAAGATTATTCCTGTTGCAAGTGGAAAAGGTGGGGTTGGCAAAACCTCTTTTGTTGCTAATATTGGTTATAAACTTGCAAGTTTAGGCAAAACTGTAATACTTGTTGATCTTGATCTTGGTGGTTCTAATCTACATACATGTTTAGGAGTGAAGAATGTTGGTATTGGAATAGGTTCTTTTATTAATAAGCGTGAAAAAGATTTTTCAAGTTTAATTCTTAAAACACCTTATAAAAAGCTTTATTTGATCCCAGGGGATGCTCTTTATACTGGAACAGCCAATATTCCTTTTTCTATTAAAAAGAAGATCATAGAGTCAATTCAAAGAGATCTTGTTGCTGATTTTGTTTTCATAGATTTGGGCTCAGGTACATCTTATAATACAGTAGATTTTTATTTGGCAGCTTACAGTGGTATAATTGTTACTGTTCCAGAAACGCCTTCAATTCTTAATGCTTATTCTTTTTTAAAAAATGCACTTTATCGTCTTTTATATTTAACTTTTCCTCCAAAGAGCGCTGAGCGTGAATATATTAGTAATTTTTTTAAAAATAAAATAGAAGGTACAAACATTAAGTTTAAAGATTTGGTTACGGGAATTGAGGCTGTATCTTTGAGTTCATCGCTTAAGGTAAAAAAGATGATGAATAATTTTTATCCTAGGGTTGTACTAAATAGAATAGAATCTAGTGAAGAAATAGCTATGTGTGAAAATTTAATAAACGTTGTTAAAAATAATATTAATATACCAGTCGAATTTATTGGTTTTATTCCATTTGCAAAAAGTTTTAGAGAATCTGTTAATAATAGAATTCCATTTACTGATTTTGATAAAAACTCTAAACTCAATAAGTATTTTGAGTTTATTGCAAATAATTTAATTAAGTCTCCAGTTGAGGGTTCGCCTTATATCTATGATGATATATACGATATGATTAAGGATCAAAGTCAATTTATTAGGAGATAG
- a CDS encoding CoA-disulfide reductase, with amino-acid sequence MKIIIIGGTAAGTSAAAKAKRTNKELSITIYEKTNITSFGTCGLPYFIGGFFDEPNNMIARTSYEFAQNGISVFTEHEVIKVDTKNNTIKIKNLKTKQIFNDTYDKLVIATGANPIIPPISNIQLNNFYTVKNMQDGKELRALFEKKTINDIVIIGAGYIGIEMVEAAKALGKNVRIIQLDKRILIESFDKEITNIMEEELKSNNVLIHTNEFAKSLIGKEKVKGIITNKAEYKADLIILSTGVRPATEFLEGQLETLPNGAIIVNEYGETSVKNIFAAGDCATIYNIVSKKNDYIPLATTANKLGKVIGENLAGRRVSFKGTLGSASIKVLSLEAARTGLTEKAALKLGIKYQTVFIKDKNHTNYYPNQEDLYIKLIYNEKTKEIIGAQIIGKNGAAIRMHALSLAIYSRLTTKELGMMDFSYSPPFSKTWDALNVAGNAAK; translated from the coding sequence ATGAAAATAATAATTATTGGAGGCACGGCTGCAGGAACCAGTGCTGCTGCAAAAGCAAAGCGAACAAATAAAGAATTAAGCATTACTATTTACGAAAAAACAAACATTACATCTTTTGGAACTTGTGGACTCCCATATTTTATTGGAGGTTTCTTCGATGAACCAAACAATATGATAGCAAGAACATCCTATGAATTTGCACAAAATGGAATATCAGTATTCACTGAACATGAAGTTATTAAAGTAGATACAAAAAACAATACTATTAAAATAAAGAATCTTAAAACAAAACAGATATTCAATGACACTTATGATAAATTAGTAATTGCAACAGGAGCAAATCCTATAATTCCTCCAATTAGCAATATTCAACTAAATAATTTTTATACAGTAAAAAACATGCAAGACGGAAAGGAACTAAGAGCGCTTTTTGAAAAAAAAACCATCAATGATATAGTAATAATCGGAGCTGGATATATTGGAATTGAAATGGTAGAAGCTGCTAAAGCCCTAGGAAAAAACGTAAGAATAATTCAACTAGATAAGCGAATACTAATTGAATCATTTGATAAAGAAATTACTAACATAATGGAAGAAGAACTAAAAAGCAATAATGTTTTAATCCATACAAATGAATTTGCAAAAAGCTTAATAGGTAAAGAAAAGGTTAAAGGGATCATTACAAATAAAGCTGAATATAAAGCAGATCTTATAATTCTTTCTACAGGAGTAAGACCTGCTACTGAATTCTTAGAAGGTCAACTTGAAACACTACCAAATGGTGCAATAATTGTCAATGAATATGGTGAAACCAGTGTAAAAAATATCTTTGCTGCAGGGGATTGTGCTACAATCTATAATATTGTAAGTAAAAAAAATGATTATATACCTCTTGCAACAACAGCTAATAAATTAGGAAAGGTAATCGGAGAAAATTTAGCAGGAAGACGTGTTTCTTTTAAAGGGACATTAGGATCTGCATCAATTAAAGTCTTATCTCTTGAAGCAGCCAGAACTGGTCTTACAGAAAAAGCCGCTTTAAAGCTTGGAATTAAATATCAAACAGTATTTATAAAGGATAAAAACCATACAAATTATTATCCAAATCAAGAAGATTTGTATATTAAATTAATATACAATGAAAAAACAAAAGAAATCATTGGAGCACAAATAATTGGAAAAAATGGAGCTGCAATAAGAATGCATGCACTATCTTTAGCAATTTATTCAAGACTTACAACAAAGGAACTTGGAATGATGGATTTTTCATATTCTCCACCATTCTCAAAAACTTGGGATGCATTAAATGTTGCAGGTAATGCAGCAAAATAA
- a CDS encoding potassium channel family protein, whose translation MKTFVIIGLSKLGIHVLENLSKLDCQIIIVDTSRELVEEYDVISTESFVLDQFTKNALKKIIPIDTDAVIIDFDNDLGKSALITHYCNLLGIKDIYVKTEDNDDAEILKTLGATKIIFPSKDAARRLTPLLVSPNLSTYSIVGYDIIVAETIIPKEYVGKTLLEADLRREKGITVIAVRNLSNSRYEFVDGDYFFLKDDKIVICGKPDRIESFTNNKDLIKDLISVSKPDDISSKVEPKRLGFLGLFDFMKKFNKNNRND comes from the coding sequence ATGAAAACATTTGTTATTATTGGTCTTAGCAAACTAGGTATACATGTTCTTGAAAATTTGAGTAAACTTGATTGTCAGATTATTATTGTTGATACATCAAGAGAGTTGGTTGAAGAGTATGATGTTATTTCTACAGAAAGCTTTGTTCTAGATCAATTTACTAAAAATGCTTTAAAAAAGATTATTCCTATAGATACTGATGCTGTGATTATTGATTTTGATAATGACCTTGGAAAGAGTGCTCTTATTACTCATTATTGTAATCTTTTAGGTATTAAAGATATATATGTTAAAACTGAAGATAATGATGATGCTGAGATATTAAAAACTCTTGGTGCTACGAAAATTATATTTCCAAGTAAGGATGCTGCAAGAAGATTGACCCCACTATTAGTATCTCCTAATCTTTCTACATACAGTATTGTTGGTTATGATATTATTGTTGCTGAGACTATTATTCCTAAAGAGTATGTTGGAAAAACTCTTCTTGAGGCTGACTTAAGAAGGGAAAAGGGCATTACTGTTATCGCTGTTAGAAATTTAAGCAATTCTAGATATGAATTTGTGGATGGAGATTATTTTTTCTTAAAGGATGATAAAATTGTGATTTGTGGTAAACCCGATAGAATTGAGAGTTTTACAAATAATAAAGATTTGATTAAAGACTTAATATCGGTTTCTAAACCAGATGATATTTCTTCTAAGGTAGAGCCTAAGAGATTAGGATTTTTAGGTCTTTTTGATTTTATGAAAAAATTTAATAAAAATAATAGAAATGATTGA
- the pgsA gene encoding CDP-diacylglycerol--glycerol-3-phosphate 3-phosphatidyltransferase — translation MNFKSIISPNKITFFRIILSFIILFIFFLEDFWNLSLFLILVWVLITFNEVTDIIDGYVARKYGLVSNVGKILDPYADVLQHLTYFVFFFYKGITPYYFFVIFIYREISVGVVRNLIIQFNVVQQAKFLGKLKSLFYAIATFSSLFLYSLDKLKISIFVENFISSILNLDFNFSFCVGMIYFISAFLTIISLIEYVFVFLDLIKYEK, via the coding sequence TTGAATTTCAAGAGTATAATTAGTCCAAATAAAATAACTTTTTTTAGAATTATATTATCTTTTATTATCTTATTTATATTTTTTCTTGAAGATTTTTGGAATCTTTCTTTATTTTTAATCTTAGTTTGGGTTTTAATTACTTTTAATGAAGTAACAGATATTATTGATGGATATGTTGCCAGAAAATATGGTTTGGTTAGTAATGTAGGCAAGATTTTAGATCCTTATGCAGATGTGTTGCAACACTTGACTTATTTTGTTTTTTTCTTTTATAAAGGCATTACGCCATATTATTTTTTTGTAATTTTTATATATCGTGAAATTTCTGTTGGTGTTGTTAGAAATTTAATTATTCAGTTTAATGTAGTTCAGCAAGCTAAGTTTTTAGGTAAATTGAAATCATTATTTTATGCTATTGCGACATTTTCCAGTCTTTTTCTTTATAGTTTAGATAAATTGAAAATTAGTATATTTGTTGAGAATTTTATTAGTTCAATTTTAAATCTAGATTTCAATTTTTCTTTTTGTGTTGGAATGATATATTTTATATCTGCATTTTTGACTATTATATCTTTAATTGAGTATGTTTTTGTATTTTTGGATCTTATCAAGTATGAAAAATAA
- the rodA gene encoding rod shape-determining protein RodA translates to MAVFRKSYDALTLFSLVMISFIGVLLIYSSDYTSNGSLIKIEYIKQIVWVFSGFFIIFFIGRYDLKIVHGMIYPLYFLLIASLIFTVLFGVTVNGARSWIGIWKLGGQPSEFGKIISILALAKFYSSREEGHRSFFVFIFGFILILPVVLFVLLQPDFGTAVVYLNMFIFISFFAGIDIHYILYFTLTGIFSFLFMVLPVWYEYKADMGSILYLIFSNNFYFKVAFLVLVLVFLFSAIGFFISKYNLTIKFVYFYMLFMSSILLISAFFSKFISKFMKPYQVKRFLVFLDPNIDLKGAGWNLNQVKVAIGSGGIFGKGFLKGPYTHAKYVPSQSTDFIFSILAEEFGFFGASVVLVLFFFIFFRILIIMNKSKDVYMSLVLAGVLSLLFFHTSFNIGMSLGLLPITGIPLPFLSYGGSSTITFFLAMTLYFNIESIVTMD, encoded by the coding sequence ATGGCTGTTTTTAGGAAAAGTTATGATGCTTTGACATTATTTAGTTTAGTGATGATATCTTTTATTGGAGTTTTACTTATATATTCTAGTGATTATACCTCTAATGGTTCTTTGATAAAAATTGAATATATTAAACAAATTGTATGGGTTTTTAGTGGGTTTTTTATAATTTTTTTCATAGGAAGATATGACCTTAAGATTGTACATGGTATGATTTATCCTTTGTATTTTTTACTGATTGCTTCTTTGATTTTTACTGTTCTTTTTGGTGTTACTGTTAATGGAGCTAGATCTTGGATTGGCATTTGGAAATTAGGAGGACAACCTTCAGAATTTGGTAAAATTATTAGTATTTTAGCTCTTGCTAAATTCTACAGTAGTAGGGAGGAGGGTCATCGTAGTTTTTTTGTTTTTATTTTTGGTTTTATTTTAATTTTGCCTGTTGTTTTGTTTGTATTGTTACAACCTGATTTTGGTACTGCTGTGGTTTATTTGAATATGTTTATATTTATTTCCTTTTTTGCTGGTATAGATATACATTATATTTTATATTTTACTTTAACAGGGATCTTTTCGTTCCTTTTTATGGTTTTGCCGGTTTGGTATGAATATAAGGCAGATATGGGAAGTATTTTATATTTAATTTTTTCAAATAATTTTTATTTTAAAGTGGCTTTTTTAGTATTAGTTTTAGTGTTTTTATTTTCTGCTATAGGTTTTTTTATTTCAAAATATAATTTAACCATTAAATTTGTTTATTTTTATATGTTATTTATGAGTTCAATTTTATTAATTTCAGCTTTCTTTTCTAAGTTTATTTCAAAGTTTATGAAACCTTATCAAGTTAAAAGATTTTTGGTTTTTTTAGATCCAAATATTGATCTTAAGGGAGCTGGCTGGAATTTGAATCAAGTAAAGGTTGCTATTGGTTCTGGGGGAATTTTTGGTAAAGGATTTTTAAAAGGTCCTTATACTCATGCAAAATATGTTCCGTCTCAAAGTACGGATTTTATTTTTTCAATCCTTGCTGAAGAATTTGGCTTTTTTGGGGCTAGTGTAGTTTTAGTATTATTTTTTTTTATTTTTTTTAGGATTTTAATCATAATGAATAAAAGCAAAGATGTGTATATGTCTTTGGTTCTTGCAGGCGTATTGAGTCTTTTATTTTTTCATACATCTTTTAATATTGGCATGTCTTTAGGGCTTTTGCCAATTACAGGTATACCTTTGCCTTTTTTGTCTTATGGTGGTTCCTCTACCATTACTTTCTTTTTGGCTATGACTCTTTATTTTAATATTGAATCTATAGTAACTATGGATTAG
- the cyaB gene encoding class IV adenylate cyclase — translation MFEIESKAFIPPQKIKEILKLANQKFKFIKEAIKEDTYYFNKEKIIRIRKLNDSEEIVTFKVKSLENEIEINKEIEFKVDHISNFISFLKQMDFKILYKKIKKSLIYKKRNLNIEINEIENLGSFLEVEKIIYNKNKLSLAKIEIYEIIKEFKLQKNIEKKSYFELILANQAKE, via the coding sequence ATGTTTGAAATTGAATCGAAAGCTTTTATTCCTCCCCAAAAAATTAAGGAAATTTTAAAATTGGCTAATCAAAAATTCAAATTTATCAAAGAAGCAATAAAAGAGGATACTTATTATTTTAATAAAGAAAAAATAATTAGGATAAGAAAACTTAATGATTCAGAAGAAATTGTAACATTTAAAGTTAAATCCTTAGAAAATGAAATAGAAATAAATAAAGAAATCGAATTTAAAGTGGACCATATAAGCAATTTTATATCTTTTTTAAAACAAATGGATTTTAAAATCCTATATAAAAAAATCAAAAAAAGTTTAATTTATAAAAAAAGAAATCTAAACATAGAAATTAATGAAATTGAAAATCTTGGATCTTTTTTAGAAGTAGAAAAAATAATTTATAATAAAAACAAGTTAAGCCTTGCTAAAATAGAAATTTACGAAATAATAAAAGAATTTAAATTACAAAAAAATATTGAAAAAAAATCTTACTTTGAACTCATACTAGCTAATCAAGCTAAAGAATAA
- a CDS encoding TrkH family potassium uptake protein, translating into MLKFEFSDRFFLFSYFIFIMLLGSLLLSLPISWNSEEKLDYIDVLFTSVSAVSITGLVTVKMENFSTFGFIVIMLLIQFGGLGFITIATFYLLIPKRKLNLTDARIIKQYSLSNIEYNPIKILKSILFITFLIELIGLVLILLCFKLRGVRISLLEALFTTISAFCNAGFSMHSESIYAWRDVPEAIVVVAILIVCGGLGFMVYRDVTNTIKYRKKLSLHAKIVFLLSFFLIVFGAVVFFFSEIHKLEEGYSLGALILNSIFYSISTRTAGFSYFENSFITSKTQMLSLPFMFIGGAPGSTAGGIKITTFFLIVLAVVKSQNGQNGDGYIIGSYKVSVDSIRFALLFFVRAIFILCFAFFVLLATEGGGKCRVIGLGYEIFSAFGTVGLSVGITQDLSFLGKVIIIFTMFAGRIGLFSMAIFGSRRSRFEEFTRPRQDILVG; encoded by the coding sequence ATGTTGAAATTTGAATTTAGTGATAGGTTTTTTCTTTTTAGTTATTTTATTTTTATTATGTTACTGGGCTCTTTGTTATTATCATTACCTATTTCTTGGAATAGTGAGGAAAAATTAGATTATATAGATGTTTTATTTACATCTGTGTCTGCTGTTAGTATTACGGGACTTGTTACTGTAAAGATGGAAAATTTTTCTACTTTTGGGTTTATTGTCATAATGCTGTTGATTCAATTTGGAGGTCTTGGTTTTATAACAATTGCGACTTTTTATTTGCTTATTCCTAAGCGTAAATTGAACTTAACTGATGCTAGAATAATAAAGCAATATTCTCTTTCAAATATTGAATATAATCCTATTAAGATTTTGAAAAGTATACTTTTTATAACTTTTTTAATTGAACTAATTGGGCTAGTATTAATATTATTGTGTTTTAAACTTCGAGGTGTTAGGATTTCATTGCTTGAGGCTTTGTTTACTACAATTTCAGCATTTTGTAATGCAGGGTTTTCTATGCATTCTGAGAGTATTTATGCTTGGCGTGATGTTCCTGAGGCTATAGTTGTTGTTGCTATTTTAATTGTTTGTGGGGGACTTGGCTTTATGGTGTATCGTGATGTTACAAATACTATTAAATATAGGAAAAAGCTGTCTCTTCATGCTAAAATTGTTTTTTTACTTAGCTTTTTTTTAATTGTTTTTGGTGCAGTTGTATTTTTTTTCTCAGAGATTCACAAACTTGAGGAGGGTTATTCACTTGGAGCTCTCATATTGAATTCGATATTTTATTCAATAAGTACAAGAACGGCTGGTTTTAGTTATTTTGAAAATTCTTTTATCACAAGTAAAACTCAGATGCTTTCGTTGCCATTTATGTTCATTGGTGGTGCTCCAGGCTCAACTGCTGGAGGAATTAAGATTACCACTTTCTTTTTAATTGTTCTTGCTGTAGTGAAATCTCAAAATGGTCAAAATGGTGATGGTTATATTATTGGTTCTTATAAGGTTTCAGTTGATAGTATAAGATTTGCACTTTTATTTTTTGTAAGAGCTATTTTTATTTTATGTTTTGCGTTTTTTGTTCTTCTTGCTACTGAGGGTGGTGGTAAGTGTAGAGTTATTGGTTTAGGATATGAAATTTTTTCTGCTTTTGGTACTGTTGGTTTGTCAGTTGGTATTACACAGGATTTGTCATTTTTAGGTAAAGTAATTATAATTTTTACTATGTTTGCAGGTAGAATAGGGCTTTTTTCTATGGCAATTTTTGGGTCACGAAGATCTCGTTTTGAAGAATTTACAAGACCAAGACAAGATATTTTAGTAGGGTGA
- a CDS encoding ATP-dependent 6-phosphofructokinase, whose protein sequence is MNGLLINKNLGFEDLDFKIENLGECKQDNPLIDFYANEGHIHFADEINKIRFNIYKNEDVCDKFENIFLEKAGPRSKIYFIPEHVKAAITTCGGLCPGFNDVIRSVVRTLWKLYGVRNIFGVKLGYKGLLPNANLNFVELNPDIVDDINQFGGTILGSSRGGIKPIEIVDTLERMGINMLFNIGGDGTQKGSVLIAEEIERRNLKIAVVGIPKTIDNDFMFVQKSFGFETAVEQAVAAVAGAHFEANSAYNGIGLVKVMGRDSGFIAAYTALSSNDVNFCLIPELDFDIEGPNGFLAHLERRLLSKGNLDEIPHAVILIAEGAGQKYFDFNNRQRDDSGNLLYEDIGLYIKAKIKAYFESKNIPITLKYIDPSYIIRSSPANASDSLYCARLGSNAVHAAMAGKTKLLISLWSTKFVHIPIKMAVIARNKVNINGSFWRDVLASTGQPFSMKN, encoded by the coding sequence ATGAATGGTCTTTTGATAAATAAGAATTTAGGTTTTGAAGATTTAGATTTTAAAATCGAAAATTTAGGAGAATGTAAACAAGATAATCCTTTAATTGATTTTTATGCTAATGAGGGTCATATTCATTTTGCTGATGAGATTAATAAGATTAGGTTTAATATTTATAAAAATGAAGATGTTTGTGATAAATTTGAAAATATTTTTTTAGAAAAGGCTGGACCTAGAAGTAAGATTTATTTCATTCCAGAGCATGTTAAAGCGGCAATCACTACTTGTGGAGGTCTTTGTCCAGGGTTTAATGATGTTATTCGTTCAGTTGTTAGAACCTTATGGAAATTATATGGGGTTCGTAATATTTTTGGAGTTAAATTAGGATATAAGGGTTTGTTGCCAAATGCTAATTTAAATTTTGTTGAGCTGAATCCTGATATAGTAGATGATATTAATCAGTTTGGCGGTACAATACTTGGTTCATCAAGAGGGGGAATTAAACCTATTGAAATAGTTGATACTTTGGAAAGAATGGGAATTAATATGCTCTTTAATATTGGTGGGGATGGAACACAAAAAGGTTCTGTTCTAATTGCTGAGGAAATAGAGAGAAGAAATTTGAAGATTGCCGTTGTAGGTATTCCAAAGACAATAGATAATGATTTTATGTTTGTTCAGAAATCTTTTGGATTTGAAACAGCTGTAGAACAAGCAGTTGCTGCAGTTGCTGGAGCGCATTTTGAGGCAAATAGTGCTTATAATGGAATTGGTCTTGTTAAGGTTATGGGTAGAGATTCTGGGTTTATTGCTGCTTATACAGCTTTATCTTCTAATGATGTTAATTTTTGTCTGATACCAGAACTAGACTTTGATATTGAGGGTCCTAATGGATTTCTTGCTCATCTTGAAAGAAGACTTTTGTCAAAGGGGAATTTGGATGAAATACCTCACGCAGTAATCTTAATAGCTGAGGGAGCAGGGCAAAAATATTTTGATTTTAATAATCGCCAAAGAGATGATTCTGGTAACTTGCTTTATGAGGATATTGGACTTTATATTAAAGCTAAGATTAAGGCATATTTTGAGTCAAAGAATATTCCAATCACTCTTAAGTATATTGATCCTAGTTATATTATTAGAAGTTCACCGGCTAATGCTAGTGATTCTCTTTATTGTGCTCGTCTTGGTTCAAATGCTGTTCATGCGGCTATGGCAGGGAAGACAAAGTTATTAATTAGCTTGTGGAGTACAAAGTTTGTGCATATACCAATAAAGATGGCAGTAATTGCCAGAAATAAAGTGAATATAAATGGTTCTTTCTGGCGAGATGTTCTTGCAAGTACTGGGCAGCCGTTTAGTATGAAGAACTAA
- the thrS gene encoding threonine--tRNA ligase, translating to MSENLDSSSVLYNKRHSIAHVMAEAVIELFPNTKIAIGPPIKNGFYYDFDFEKQITEDDLLLIEQKMREILKTGSSFIKEVITKEHALVLFKDEPYKIDLIQDFDIKDEISIYKSHHFIDLCKGPHVDSMSKIDPKAFKLTNIAGAYWRGNEKNKMLTRIYGTLWNNEKELKEYLRLKEEIRKRDHRKLGRELDLFSVHEEIGPGLIFFHPNGARVRALIEDFWREEHFRNGYDILFTPHVGKSWLWETSGHVDFYKESMFERMEIDKHNYYVKPMNCPFHIAIYNTGKHSYRDLPFRWAELGMVYRYEKIGALHGTMRVRGFTQDDAHIICTYEQVKSEIQEILRFALYMWNKFGFTDLRAYISTKPDKAVGDKDDWEMSVRVLEEALTDLSIAYNVDEGGGAFYGPKIDLKIIDSLGREWQMSTIQFDFNLPSRFKMTYIAKDGKERQPFLIHRALLGSIERFFGILVEHYGGAFPVWLAPLQVVIIPVNNIVQEYALKVLSCFKNEGIRIKLDDDSNTRMSARIRQCQVQKVPYMFIIGEREVAEEKISIRTRANDQINGLSLKEALEFVRLKVNNKEIL from the coding sequence ATGAGTGAAAACTTAGATAGTAGCAGTGTTCTTTATAATAAAAGACATTCGATTGCACATGTTATGGCAGAAGCTGTGATTGAATTATTTCCAAATACTAAGATTGCCATAGGGCCTCCAATTAAAAATGGATTCTATTATGATTTTGATTTTGAAAAACAGATTACAGAAGATGATCTTTTATTAATAGAACAAAAGATGAGAGAGATTCTAAAGACAGGGAGTTCTTTTATAAAAGAAGTAATAACTAAAGAGCATGCTTTGGTGCTTTTTAAAGATGAGCCTTATAAAATAGATTTAATTCAGGATTTTGATATTAAAGATGAGATTTCGATATATAAAAGTCATCATTTTATTGACCTTTGTAAGGGCCCTCATGTTGACAGTATGAGTAAAATTGATCCAAAAGCGTTTAAATTAACTAATATCGCCGGTGCTTACTGGCGTGGCAATGAGAAAAATAAGATGCTTACTCGTATTTATGGAACTTTATGGAACAATGAAAAAGAGTTAAAAGAATATCTTAGGTTAAAAGAAGAGATAAGAAAGAGGGATCATAGAAAACTTGGGCGTGAGCTTGATTTGTTTTCTGTTCATGAAGAGATAGGTCCTGGTCTTATATTTTTTCACCCAAATGGTGCTAGGGTAAGAGCTTTAATAGAAGATTTTTGGAGAGAAGAACATTTTAGGAATGGTTATGATATACTTTTTACGCCTCATGTTGGTAAATCTTGGCTTTGGGAGACTTCGGGGCATGTAGATTTTTATAAAGAAAGTATGTTTGAAAGAATGGAGATAGATAAGCATAATTACTATGTTAAACCTATGAATTGTCCATTTCATATTGCAATTTATAATACTGGAAAGCATTCTTATAGAGATTTGCCATTTAGATGGGCTGAACTTGGTATGGTGTATCGGTATGAAAAGATAGGTGCTCTTCATGGTACTATGCGTGTTAGAGGATTTACGCAAGATGATGCACATATTATATGCACTTATGAGCAAGTTAAGTCTGAGATTCAAGAGATTTTAAGATTTGCTCTTTATATGTGGAATAAATTTGGATTTACTGACTTAAGAGCGTATATTTCTACAAAGCCGGACAAAGCTGTGGGAGATAAGGACGATTGGGAAATGTCAGTAAGAGTTTTAGAGGAAGCTTTAACTGATCTAAGTATTGCTTATAACGTTGATGAAGGAGGTGGTGCTTTCTATGGACCTAAAATTGATCTTAAAATCATTGATTCTCTTGGTCGAGAGTGGCAGATGAGTACAATTCAATTTGATTTTAATCTTCCTTCAAGATTTAAAATGACTTATATAGCAAAAGATGGCAAGGAAAGGCAACCCTTTTTAATTCATAGAGCTCTTCTTGGTTCTATTGAGAGATTTTTTGGAATTTTGGTAGAACATTATGGCGGAGCATTTCCTGTGTGGTTAGCACCTCTTCAAGTTGTAATTATTCCTGTGAACAATATTGTACAAGAGTATGCCTTAAAAGTATTGTCTTGTTTTAAAAATGAAGGCATTAGAATAAAACTTGATGATGATAGTAATACTAGGATGAGCGCAAGAATTAGACAATGTCAAGTTCAAAAAGTCCCCTATATGTTTATAATAGGAGAAAGGGAGGTGGCAGAAGAAAAAATTTCGATTAGAACCAGGGCAAATGATCAGATTAATGGACTTTCCTTAAAAGAAGCTCTTGAATTTGTGAGATTGAAGGTCAATAATAAGGAGATTTTATAG